One part of the Musa acuminata AAA Group cultivar baxijiao chromosome BXJ1-5, Cavendish_Baxijiao_AAA, whole genome shotgun sequence genome encodes these proteins:
- the LOC135673876 gene encoding photosystem II repair protein PSB27-H1, chloroplastic-like produces the protein MACSSLLAAPTSLSSRPAASPSPSLVATIANAVPGSSQAVSRRELAVILSSSVALLLVPVPPSAFAASDEEYVRETADMIGKLRITIGMDKKDANVAAAVAELREASNSWVAKYRREKALLGRASFRDMYSALNAVSGHYISFGPTSPIPAKRKTRILEEVDAAEKALIRGR, from the coding sequence ATGGCTTGTTCTTCGCTGCTTGCTGCACCCACCTCCCTTTCCTCAAGACCTGCAGCCTCTCCATCTCCATCCCTCGTTGCCACCATAGCCAATGCGGTTCCGGGCAGCAGCCAAGCCGTAAGCCGCCGGGAGCTCGCCGTGATCCTGTCGTCCTCGGTGGCGCTGCTGCTCGTCCCGGTGCCCCCATCGGCGTTCGCGGCCTCGGACGAGGAGTACGTTAGGGAGACGGCAGATATGATCGGGAAGCTGCGGATCACTATCGGCATGGACAAGAAAGACGCCAACGTGGCCGCGGCCGTGGCGGAGCTGCGGGAGGCGTCCAACTCATGGGTGGCCAAGTACCGGAGGGAGAAGGCGCTGCTGGGGCGGGCCTCCTTTAGAGACATGTACTCCGCTCTCAATGCCGTCTCCGGCCACTACATCAGCTTCGGCCCCACGTCGCCCATCCCCGCCAAGCGCAAGACCCGCATCTTGGAAGAGGTGGACGCCGCCGAGAAGGCTCTTATCCGGGGGAGGTAG